A single Cottoperca gobio chromosome 3, fCotGob3.1, whole genome shotgun sequence DNA region contains:
- the slc7a9 gene encoding b(0,+)-type amino acid transporter 1 — MDEGDIRKRKESQNGSTGHNVDCQTKDKQPVKATVLQKDVGLLSAICLIVGTMIGSGIFISPKAVLLYSGAVGPCLLIWAACGVLATLGALCYAELGTMITKSGGEYSYLSEAFGSVVAYLYSWTTVMVLKPSSLAIITLSFAEYASTPFYPGCTPPLVVTKCLSAAAIFLIVGINCLSVKLASYVQNFFTIAKLFIILVIVVAGMVMLAQGNTENLSNAFHGTSSSVGAVGLAFYNGLWAYDGWNQLNFITEELKDPYRDLPLAILIAIPLVSVCYVLVNVAYFTAMTTTELLLSPAVAVTFGDRVLYPMSWIVPLFVVFSTFGSANGSCFTAGRLAYVSGREGHMVKILSYISLKRYTPAPALIFNGILAIFYIIPADINTLINYFSFAQWVFYGLTALALIVMRFTRKELHRPVKVPIVIAGLMVLVSCYLVLAPIIDKPDLEYLYCTVFIFSGLLLYYPFVYRKVNWAQNIMRPITMHLQLLLEVVPSENTY; from the exons GTTGGTCTGCTGAGTGCCATCTGTCTCATTGTGGGGACAATGATTGGCTCGGGCATCTTCATTTCTCCTAAGGCTGttctgctttactctggagctGTGGGACCCTGCCTCCTAATCTGGGCTGCCTGTGGCGTGTTAGCCACCCTGG GAGCACTGTGCTATGCTGAGCTCGGCACCATGATCACCAAATCAGGGGGAGAGTATTCGTATTTATCAGAGGCTTTTGGCTCCGTCGTAGCCTACCTTTACTCCTGGACGACTGTAATGGTGCTGAAGCCGTCCTCCCTCGCCATCATCACTCTGAGCTTTGCAGAATATGCCTCAACTCCTTTCTACCCCGGCTGTACTCCTCCTCTTGTTGTCACCAAGTGTCTTTCAGCAGCAGCTATAT TTTTGATCGTGGGCATCAACTGTTTGAGCGTCAAACTGGCTAGCTACGTGCAGAACTTCTTCACTATAGCCAAACTTTTCATCATTCTTGTCATTGTGGTGGCTGGCATGGTTATGTTGGCACAAG GAAACACGGAGAATTTGTCAAATGCATTTCATGGCACATCATCGTCTGTTGGAGCGGTCGGACTGGCGTTTTATAACGGGCTTTGGGCTTATGATGGATG GAATCAACTGAATTTCATTACAGAAGAGCTGAAAGACCCATATAG GGACTTGCCACTGGCCATCCTCATTGCGATCCCTTTGGTTTCTGTGTGCTACGTGTTGGTCAACGTTGCTTACTTCACTGCTATGACCACCACTGAACTGCTGTTGTCTCCAGCTGTTGCCGTG ACTTTTGGAGACAGAGTCCTTTACCCTATGTCTTGGATCGTTCCTCTCTTTGTTGTCTTCTCTACATTCGGCTCTGCCAATGGAAGCTGCTTCACCGCTGGCAG ACTGGCCTATGTCTCTGGTAGAGAAGGTCACATGGTGAAAATCTTATCCTATATTAGCCTGAAGCGCTACACTCCAGCCCCTGCTCTCATATTCAAC GGTATTTTAGCTATTTTCTACATTATCCCAGCAGACATCAACACCCTCATCAACTACTTCAGCTTTGCTCAGTGGGTGTTTTATGGCCTGACAGCACTGGCTCTCATAGTCATGCGTTTCACCAGGAAGGAGCTCCATAGACCAGTAAAG GTGCCGATTGTCATCGCAGGCCTCATGGTCCTGGTGTCCTGCTACTTAGTCCTGGCTCCCATCATTGATAAGCCAGATCTGGAGTACCTCTACTGTACCGTCTTCATCTTCAGTGGACTTCTCCTCTACTACCCTTTCGTCTACCGGAAGGTCAACTGGGCACAAAACATCATGA GACCCATCACCATGCAtctccagctgctgctggaagTAGTTCCTTCTGAGAACACTTATTGA